Proteins encoded in a region of the Zea mays cultivar B73 chromosome 4, Zm-B73-REFERENCE-NAM-5.0, whole genome shotgun sequence genome:
- the LOC100193882 gene encoding putative protein kinase superfamily protein isoform X1, which yields MSCCGGAEEDSYGPPANQAVPPPNANAPGNRGGPRGPGAPRVGGPAKPVSIDVPAIPFDELKRITNNFSDRALIGEGSYGRVYNATLSDGRAAVIKKLDTSASQDSDTDFAAQIAMVSKLKNEYFLELLGYCLEDGNRMLTYQFATMGSLHNILHGKKGVQGAEPGPVLNWAQRVKIAYGAARGLEYLHEKVQPSIVHRDIRSSNVLIFDDFSSKIADFNLTSQGTDTAARLHSTRVLGTFGYHAPEYAMTGQINQKSDVYSFGVILLELLTGRKPVDHTMPKGQQSLVTWATPRLSEDKVKQCVDPKLDSDYPPKAVAKLAAVAALCVQYESDFRPNMTIVVKAITPLLNAPKPAAPAAPQS from the exons ATGTCTTGCTGCGGTGGCGCCGAGGAGGACAGCTACGGCCCGCCGGCCAACCAGGCGGTTCCACCACCCAATGCCAACGCCCCCG GCAACAGAGGCGGGCCGAGAGGACCGGGGGCGCCGAGGGTCGGCGGCCCCGCCAAGCCCGTCAGCATTGACGTGCCCGCCATACCCTTCGACGAGCTCAAAAGGATCACCAACAACTTCAGCGACCGCGCCCTCATCGGCGAGGGCTCCTACGGCCGCGTCTACAACGCCACGCTCAGCGACGGCCGCGCCGCCGTCATCAAGAAGCTCGACACCAGCGCCTCGCAGGACTCCGACACCGACTTCGCCGCGCAG ATCGCGATGGTCTCCAAGCTGAAGAACGAGTATTTCCTGGAGCTCCTAGGGTACTGCTTGGAAGACGGCAACCGAATGCTAACCTATCAGTTCGCCACAATGGGTTCTTTGCACAACATACTACACG GGAAGAAGGGAGTCCAGGGCGCGGAGCCCGGTCCCGTCCTCAACTGGGCTCAGCGAGTCAAGATAGCCTACGGGGCAGCGAGAGGGCTGGAGTACCTGCACGAGAAGGTCCAGCCGTCCATCGTCCACCGGGACATccgctccagcaacgtcctcatcTTCGACGACTTCAGCTCCAAGATCGCCGATTTCAACCTCACCAGCCAGGGCACCGACACCGCCGCGCGGTTGCACTCCACTCGCGTGCTAGGGACTTTCGGATACCACGCCCCAGA ATACGCTATGACAGGCCAGATCAACCAAAAGAGCGACGTCTACAGCTTCGGCGTGATTCTTCTAGAGTTGCTGACCGGAAGGAAGCCGGTCGACCACACAATGCCGAAAGGCCAGCAGAGTCTTGTTACTTGG GCCACTCCGAGGTTGAGTGAAGACAAAGTGAAGCAGTGTGTTGATCCAAAGCTCGACAGTGACTACCCTCCGAAGGCCGTTGCGAAG CTGGCAGCAGTTGCGGCGTTGTGCGTTCAGTACGAATCCGACTTCCGGCCAAACATGACTATCGTGGTGAAGGCGATCACGCCTCTTCTGAACGCGCCCAAACCGGCAGCTCCAGCCGCGCCACAGTCCTGA